The following proteins are encoded in a genomic region of Tenacibaculum sp. 190524A05c:
- a CDS encoding methionine aminotransferase, whose product MSKLPNTSASIFSVMSQLANQHNAINLSQGFPNFPVDNRLLEISKRLLKENIHQYTPMAGLPSLLDKIAELTLNNYGRAINTSSELLITSGATQGIYTAINALVTSGDEVIILDPSYDSYEPSVLVAGGKPIRISLNDDYSPNFNRIEDAMTSKTKLIVVNNPHNPTGKIWSESDSEKLELILEKHPNVILLSDEVYEYISFKHAHVSVNSRPKLRERAVVASSFGKSLHVTGWKVGYLIAPEHLMKEIKKVHQFLVFSVNSISQHVISEYLDVVNFDEVAKMYSNKRTLFQEALKESRFEILPSEGTYFQIVNYKDISTKNDLDFAKELITEHGVAAIPISVFYEDATDKHMLRFCFAKTDETLLEAAEKLYRI is encoded by the coding sequence ATGTCTAAACTTCCTAATACTTCAGCTAGTATATTTTCTGTAATGTCTCAATTGGCAAATCAGCATAATGCAATTAATTTATCTCAAGGTTTTCCGAACTTTCCAGTAGATAATAGGTTACTCGAAATCTCTAAACGTTTACTGAAAGAAAATATTCACCAGTATACTCCAATGGCGGGTTTACCATCGTTATTAGATAAAATAGCTGAGTTAACTTTAAATAATTATGGAAGAGCCATTAATACTTCCTCAGAATTATTAATAACCTCTGGAGCTACACAAGGTATTTACACAGCAATTAATGCATTAGTTACATCTGGAGATGAAGTTATTATCTTAGATCCAAGTTATGATAGTTATGAACCATCTGTATTGGTAGCAGGAGGGAAGCCCATAAGAATTTCTTTAAATGACGATTATTCTCCGAATTTCAATAGAATTGAGGATGCAATGACATCAAAAACGAAACTGATTGTAGTAAACAATCCACATAATCCAACGGGGAAAATTTGGTCAGAAAGTGATTCTGAAAAATTAGAATTAATACTTGAGAAACATCCCAATGTTATCTTATTAAGTGATGAGGTGTATGAATACATTTCGTTTAAACATGCTCATGTTTCAGTTAATAGCAGACCTAAATTAAGAGAAAGAGCGGTTGTGGCTTCTTCATTTGGAAAGTCTTTGCATGTTACAGGGTGGAAAGTTGGATATTTAATTGCTCCTGAACACCTTATGAAAGAAATTAAAAAGGTACATCAGTTTTTAGTTTTCAGTGTGAATAGTATTTCACAACATGTAATTTCTGAGTATTTAGACGTCGTAAATTTTGATGAGGTTGCAAAAATGTATTCTAATAAGAGAACTTTATTTCAAGAAGCTTTAAAGGAGAGTCGTTTTGAAATACTGCCATCTGAAGGTACATACTTTCAAATTGTGAATTATAAAGATATTAGCACTAAGAACGATTTAGATTTTGCTAAAGAGTTAATTACTGAGCATGGAGTTGCTGCAATTCCTATTTCAGTTTTTTACGAAGATGCTACGGATAAACATATGTTACGCTTTTGTTTCGCAAAAACAGATGAAACGTTACTTGAAGCAGCAGAAAAACTATATCGTATTTAG
- a CDS encoding alpha/beta hydrolase codes for MKLQEGKNSVNFTSFGVQLAGDLYLPEGFDPSKKYKAIVGASPFPQVKGQIPAIYGPEMAARGFIYLGFDYLGMGDSPALPGEFKKTRYMFRLIENTWDAVSYLGTLPFVDEIYGLGVCQGGSIVASAAVTDHRIKKIATVSGMMAADAFQWGNKDIANMMIAGANTSKQKMYETGEADYTWPIVLQDHMTREEFVATGTPMAEDTYNFYGKDGVAGPGKVEHFTCEHIGDQAMQSLISIAEHYADKIAQPTLVIYGKNASTAICSTAFIDKLANEHEVLAFDKFSHVDFYWKPEAVKVSTDAVADFFNK; via the coding sequence ATGAAATTACAAGAAGGAAAAAACAGTGTAAATTTTACATCATTTGGAGTTCAATTAGCAGGAGATTTATACCTTCCTGAAGGTTTTGATCCAAGTAAAAAGTATAAAGCAATTGTTGGAGCAAGTCCATTTCCACAAGTAAAAGGACAAATTCCAGCTATATATGGTCCAGAAATGGCAGCACGAGGATTCATCTATTTAGGATTTGATTACCTAGGAATGGGAGATTCTCCTGCATTACCTGGAGAATTCAAAAAAACTAGATATATGTTTAGGTTAATTGAAAACACATGGGACGCAGTTTCATATTTGGGAACACTTCCATTTGTTGATGAAATTTATGGTTTAGGTGTTTGTCAAGGAGGTTCTATTGTTGCATCGGCCGCAGTAACTGATCATAGAATTAAGAAAATTGCTACCGTTTCAGGTATGATGGCTGCAGATGCCTTTCAATGGGGAAATAAAGATATAGCAAATATGATGATTGCTGGAGCGAACACTTCGAAACAAAAAATGTATGAAACAGGTGAAGCAGATTACACTTGGCCAATTGTTCTTCAAGATCATATGACTAGAGAAGAATTTGTTGCAACAGGAACTCCAATGGCAGAAGACACCTACAATTTCTATGGTAAAGATGGTGTAGCTGGACCAGGAAAAGTCGAACATTTTACTTGCGAACATATTGGTGACCAGGCTATGCAATCACTTATTTCTATTGCTGAACATTATGCTGATAAAATTGCACAACCTACTCTTGTGATATATGGGAAGAATGCATCAACAGCTATTTGCTCAACAGCTTTTATTGACAAACTTGCAAACGAACATGAAGTACTTGCATTTGATAAGTTCAGCCATGTTGATTTTTACTGGAAACCCGAAGCAGTGAAAGTGTCTACAGATGCCGTTGCGGATTTCTTTAATAAATAA
- a CDS encoding DUF2255 family protein: MIIKEDLVKKVQGERVHQIRVGKTHRYIDITIVSTENRFFVRRYKFGNKSWYEAFIDNPEGQMKIGGTIIDVQGRIPKDLEKINPLVNKAYRNLLGFIYPLMRLTFNSKRHENSTLELIPIDMDK; the protein is encoded by the coding sequence ATGATAATAAAAGAAGACTTAGTAAAAAAAGTACAAGGAGAAAGAGTCCATCAAATTAGAGTCGGTAAAACTCATAGATATATCGATATTACAATTGTAAGTACAGAAAATAGATTTTTCGTTCGTAGATATAAATTTGGAAATAAAAGTTGGTATGAAGCTTTTATTGATAATCCTGAAGGACAAATGAAAATCGGCGGTACTATTATAGATGTTCAAGGAAGAATACCAAAAGATTTAGAAAAGATAAACCCTTTAGTGAATAAAGCTTATCGCAATTTATTAGGATTTATCTATCCATTAATGAGATTAACTTTCAATTCAAAGAGACATGAAAACTCAACTTTGGAGTTGATACCAATTGATATGGATAAATAA
- a CDS encoding helix-turn-helix transcriptional regulator, translating to MRKLNFKDITEYHNYFDLGEPENPLFSIVHTHLKNGELSNCETNETAEPIELTCDFFSISFKKIISGELIYGRTKYDCTNGTLLFTAPNQSMMFKDMVFSSESYHIAFHKDYIRSLDIYEKIKKYNFFNYNVNEALHLSPKEEQIIKDLFHNIKIEYETNQDEFSKEIIISQLETLLKYADRFYKRQFLNRTDSNKQLITRFKDVLNTYFDQNLFAEEGIPTVEWMAEQLNVSHRYMSDTIKIETGKTAIDQINLFLVEEAKGLLLNPELSISETAYKLGFEYPQYFTRVFKKKVGLTPKQYIKSHSLN from the coding sequence ATGAGAAAATTAAATTTTAAAGATATTACAGAATACCATAATTACTTTGATCTGGGCGAACCTGAAAATCCTTTATTCAGTATTGTTCATACACATCTTAAAAATGGAGAGTTATCTAATTGCGAGACTAACGAAACTGCAGAACCTATAGAATTAACTTGTGATTTTTTTAGTATTAGTTTCAAGAAGATCATTTCTGGTGAATTAATTTACGGTAGAACAAAGTATGATTGCACAAATGGAACACTTCTTTTTACAGCACCGAATCAAAGCATGATGTTTAAAGACATGGTTTTTAGTTCAGAGTCATATCATATTGCTTTTCATAAAGATTATATACGCTCATTAGATATTTATGAAAAAATAAAAAAGTATAATTTTTTCAATTACAATGTTAACGAAGCGTTGCATTTATCTCCCAAAGAAGAACAAATAATAAAGGATCTGTTCCATAATATTAAAATAGAATATGAAACAAATCAAGATGAGTTCAGTAAAGAGATTATCATTTCTCAATTAGAGACGTTACTAAAGTATGCTGATCGATTTTATAAAAGACAATTTTTAAATAGAACAGATTCTAATAAGCAGTTAATTACTAGGTTTAAAGATGTTCTAAATACTTATTTTGATCAAAATTTATTTGCGGAAGAAGGAATTCCAACTGTGGAATGGATGGCTGAACAATTGAATGTTAGTCATCGTTACATGAGCGATACTATTAAAATAGAAACAGGTAAAACAGCGATAGATCAGATTAATTTATTTTTAGTTGAAGAAGCTAAAGGATTATTACTTAATCCAGAATTATCAATATCCGAAACAGCTTATAAATTGGGATTTGAGTATCCACAGTATTTCACGAGAGTTTTTAAGAAAAAGGTTGGATTAACTCCAAAACAATACATTAAATCTCACTCCTTGAATTAA